From Elusimicrobiota bacterium, the proteins below share one genomic window:
- a CDS encoding ParB N-terminal domain-containing protein, giving the protein MPITDHKNYSFSFSMIDIKKIDPSPYQHRKYFDEESLRELGASILRDGLIEPVIVRPQKNGRFQL; this is encoded by the coding sequence ATGCCCATAACAGACCATAAAAATTATTCTTTTTCGTTCAGTATGATAGACATTAAAAAAATTGATCCTTCACCCTATCAACACCGCAAATACTTTGATGAAGAAAGTTTAAGAGAACTTGGCGCAAGTATTTTACGTGATGGATTGATTGAACCGGTTATAGTTCGGCCGCAAAAGAATGGCAGGTTTCAGCTT